Proteins encoded within one genomic window of Guyparkeria hydrothermalis:
- a CDS encoding glycosyltransferase codes for MMLTRPSEPKSQAEIMSTWGADSDQVVVSISCATYNHEQYIGDALNGFLNQKTDFPFEVIVYDDCSSDRTAEIIKRYWGKYPQIIKPIFATENQYSQGVRVNPEIIFPHAKGRYIALCEGDDFWIDDVKLQRQKDFLDANPEYVVCYTDIQSFDENGLVDKDFGGARRDVTKKDLQCGVSLFTLTTCFRNILGEWPRELCNVKYGDIAIWSQLGDYGKGAYLRDVRPSFYRVHNGGVHSMTSRIVQNRMRLETMMSLYSFRIKKGDFTLAEKNLEDVVMLALKGLGWRLVSVLVKRLFLASTRRFVRMVRRG; via the coding sequence ATGATGCTTACACGACCAAGTGAACCGAAATCTCAGGCTGAAATTATGTCAACCTGGGGGGCGGACAGTGATCAGGTTGTGGTCAGCATCAGCTGTGCAACATATAATCACGAACAGTATATCGGGGATGCATTAAATGGTTTTCTAAACCAAAAGACGGACTTCCCGTTCGAAGTTATTGTATATGATGATTGTTCGAGTGATCGAACTGCCGAAATCATTAAACGTTATTGGGGCAAGTATCCCCAAATAATAAAGCCCATTTTCGCGACTGAGAATCAGTATTCGCAGGGAGTGAGAGTTAATCCTGAAATCATCTTCCCTCATGCTAAAGGTCGATATATCGCTTTGTGCGAGGGTGATGATTTTTGGATCGATGACGTAAAGTTGCAACGTCAAAAAGATTTTTTGGATGCTAATCCAGAATATGTTGTATGCTACACTGACATACAGTCTTTCGACGAGAACGGGTTGGTTGATAAGGATTTTGGTGGTGCAAGGAGGGACGTCACTAAAAAAGACCTTCAGTGCGGTGTATCGCTGTTCACCCTAACCACATGTTTTAGGAATATATTAGGGGAATGGCCGCGGGAGTTATGTAATGTTAAGTACGGTGACATTGCAATCTGGAGTCAGTTGGGCGATTATGGAAAAGGCGCCTATCTTAGGGATGTTAGGCCGTCCTTTTATCGCGTACATAATGGTGGCGTGCATTCGATGACAAGTCGGATCGTTCAAAATAGAATGAGGCTTGAAACCATGATGTCATTGTATTCTTTTAGGATAAAAAAGGGTGATTTTACGCTGGCAGAGAAAAATCTTGAAGATGTTGTGATGTTGGCGCTAAAAGGTCTAGGCTGGCGTTTGGTTTCAGTTCTCGTAAAAAGGTTGTTTTTAGCGTCGACTAGGCGTTTTGTAAGGATGGTAAGGAGAGGTTAA
- a CDS encoding glycosyltransferase family 2 protein — translation MIDVVIVNWNSGLQLMQCLRSVLGCGGNQVARVIVVDNNSADGSAAEVDGIPGVEVFFLEANVGFGAACNKGAQLCSAPYLLFLNPDTVVEPDSFSVALNFMNGSENESVGVCGIQLVDENAMVARTCARYPNLLRFFSSATGIEKIRAFRWSGVIMHDWDHQSTRQVDHVIGAFYLIRRNVFEDLKGFDERFFVYLEDLDLSYRVHDAGWDIWYLANARAFHAGGGTSRQIKAKRLFYSLRSRLLYGFKYFPRWQAWALVGVTVVFEPISRVVWCVARGDVAGIRQTGAAYRMLWRGMGRIVRGEGRFEP, via the coding sequence ATGATTGATGTCGTGATCGTCAACTGGAATTCCGGGTTGCAGTTAATGCAGTGCTTGAGGTCTGTTCTGGGCTGTGGTGGCAACCAGGTGGCTCGTGTGATTGTCGTGGACAATAACTCGGCAGACGGATCTGCTGCTGAGGTTGATGGTATTCCTGGAGTTGAAGTGTTTTTTTTGGAAGCCAATGTTGGCTTTGGCGCAGCTTGCAATAAAGGGGCTCAACTGTGCAGTGCGCCTTATCTATTGTTTTTAAATCCGGATACCGTGGTTGAGCCCGATTCATTTTCAGTTGCTTTAAATTTTATGAATGGATCCGAAAATGAGTCGGTGGGCGTTTGCGGGATTCAGCTGGTCGATGAAAACGCAATGGTTGCCCGGACCTGTGCGCGATACCCAAATCTACTGCGATTTTTTTCGTCGGCCACTGGTATAGAGAAAATTCGCGCGTTCAGATGGTCCGGCGTGATTATGCACGATTGGGACCACCAGAGCACACGGCAGGTGGACCATGTGATCGGTGCGTTTTATTTGATCCGGAGAAATGTTTTTGAAGACCTTAAAGGGTTTGACGAACGGTTTTTCGTTTATCTAGAGGATCTCGATTTGTCGTATCGAGTTCACGACGCGGGCTGGGATATTTGGTACCTCGCTAATGCGCGCGCCTTCCACGCCGGAGGTGGTACGTCTCGGCAGATCAAAGCCAAACGGCTTTTCTACTCACTGCGCAGTCGGTTGTTGTACGGCTTCAAATATTTTCCGCGCTGGCAAGCCTGGGCGCTGGTTGGGGTGACGGTGGTATTCGAGCCGATCAGCCGCGTTGTTTGGTGTGTGGCCCGGGGAGATGTCGCGGGTATCCGACAAACTGGTGCAGCCTATAGAATGCTCTGGCGGGGCATGGGTCGAATCGTCCGTGGTGAGGGAAGATTTGAGCCATGA
- a CDS encoding glycosyltransferase family 4 protein translates to MKVLLLSRYGPMGASSRVRYLQYLPYLRSHGMDVSVVPLFSDAYLRSLYEGRARWRDVIAGYMRRVRALLQARRFDAVIIEKELFPFLPAFAERLLRAAGVPYVVDYDDALFHRYDLHSSKLVRGVLGRKIDVVMRDAAVVVAGNDYLADRARGAGASSVELIPTVVDTERYQPRQTPPNETPVIGWIGTPKTSRYLQPLLPVFEALQARMPVRVVAVGARPEDFAGTPVETRPWSEETEVQSIQQFDIGIMPLTDSSWERGKCGYKLIQYMACGVPVVASPVGVNSVIVKPGENGLLACDDEWEKQLTTLIQDAELRRSFGSRGRKDVEDWYSLEVQAPRLLEVLSSTRPSKPDSQKALKND, encoded by the coding sequence ATGAAGGTGTTGCTTCTGTCTCGTTACGGGCCGATGGGCGCCAGTTCCCGTGTGCGTTATCTCCAGTATTTGCCGTATCTACGCTCGCACGGGATGGATGTGTCGGTCGTGCCGCTGTTTTCCGATGCGTATTTGCGTTCTCTGTATGAAGGGAGGGCGCGTTGGCGAGATGTGATTGCCGGCTATATGCGGCGGGTGAGGGCGTTGTTGCAAGCCCGGCGGTTCGACGCGGTGATCATCGAGAAGGAGCTTTTTCCCTTTCTTCCGGCGTTTGCGGAACGTCTGCTTCGCGCAGCCGGCGTGCCCTATGTCGTCGACTACGACGATGCGCTGTTTCATCGCTACGACCTTCATTCGAGTAAATTGGTGCGCGGCGTGCTGGGTCGAAAGATCGATGTGGTGATGCGTGACGCTGCCGTCGTAGTGGCGGGTAATGACTACCTGGCCGATCGCGCCCGCGGTGCGGGGGCGAGTAGTGTCGAGCTGATTCCCACTGTAGTCGACACGGAGCGATATCAGCCGCGCCAAACGCCTCCAAACGAGACACCGGTGATCGGTTGGATTGGCACGCCGAAGACCAGTCGGTATCTCCAACCCCTGTTGCCGGTATTCGAAGCGCTGCAAGCCAGGATGCCGGTGCGCGTGGTTGCGGTGGGCGCGCGTCCCGAAGACTTCGCCGGAACCCCCGTCGAAACACGTCCGTGGTCGGAGGAGACCGAGGTACAGTCCATCCAGCAGTTCGACATCGGCATCATGCCGCTCACCGATTCATCTTGGGAGCGGGGTAAGTGTGGGTACAAGCTCATCCAGTACATGGCTTGTGGCGTACCGGTCGTCGCGTCGCCGGTGGGTGTCAACTCCGTAATCGTCAAACCGGGTGAGAACGGTCTGCTGGCGTGCGACGACGAGTGGGAGAAACAACTGACGACTCTGATTCAGGATGCAGAATTGCGCCGATCTTTTGGTTCGCGTGGGCGAAAGGATGTGGAGGATTGGTATTCGTTGGAGGTACAGGCGCCGCGATTGCTGGAAGTTCTCTCATCGACACGCCCGAGTAAGCCAGATAGTCAGAAAGCTTTGAAGAACGATTGA
- a CDS encoding glycosyltransferase family 4 protein, whose protein sequence is MTKRLLFVVNSPEFFLSHRLPVALAAKDSGYEVHVATAPGLAVERIRQFGLEHHAVRLSRCGKNPFRELASLWALWRLMRHLRPSLVHTVTIKPVLYGGLAARLAGVPAMVAAVSGLGSVFGSGDRKAGLVRRLVQTLYRSALGHSNSAVIFQNPDDKNTLLQIGAVRQGQARLVRGSGVDPGEYPFLPEPEGTPVVTMAARLLIDKGVREFVQAARLLLQRGVKAEFRLIGDPDPGNPATVTHAELEEWRAEGLVRLLGFCRDIAERYAQSHVICLPSFYGEGLPKSLVEAAACGRAVVTTDMPGCRDAIEPGKSGLLIPAKDADSLADAIAYLIDHPAERRAMGAAGRALAKREFAIEKIVEQHLAIYRELEGADA, encoded by the coding sequence GTGACCAAGCGCCTTCTTTTCGTGGTGAACTCTCCGGAATTTTTCCTCTCGCATCGACTTCCTGTTGCACTTGCCGCGAAGGATTCCGGCTATGAGGTGCACGTGGCGACAGCGCCGGGGTTGGCGGTAGAGAGGATTAGGCAATTTGGGCTGGAGCACCATGCCGTGCGGTTATCGCGCTGCGGCAAGAACCCGTTCCGAGAGCTCGCCAGCCTTTGGGCGCTGTGGCGCTTGATGCGGCATTTGCGCCCGTCACTAGTGCATACAGTAACCATAAAGCCGGTTTTATACGGCGGTCTCGCGGCGCGCCTCGCAGGAGTGCCGGCGATGGTGGCCGCGGTATCTGGGCTGGGTTCAGTATTTGGTTCCGGAGACCGGAAAGCTGGGCTTGTTCGGAGGCTGGTCCAAACACTCTATCGGTCGGCGTTGGGTCACTCCAACAGCGCCGTGATTTTCCAGAACCCGGACGACAAGAACACCCTGTTGCAAATTGGGGCGGTCAGGCAGGGCCAGGCGCGGTTAGTCCGCGGCTCGGGTGTAGATCCGGGCGAGTACCCGTTTTTGCCTGAGCCCGAAGGTACCCCGGTGGTCACCATGGCGGCTCGCTTGCTCATAGACAAGGGCGTTCGGGAGTTTGTGCAGGCGGCACGTTTGCTTCTTCAACGAGGGGTAAAGGCGGAATTTCGGTTGATCGGTGATCCCGATCCGGGTAATCCGGCCACGGTGACCCATGCGGAATTGGAGGAATGGCGCGCAGAAGGGCTAGTGCGGTTGCTCGGCTTTTGTCGTGATATTGCTGAGCGATATGCACAGTCTCACGTTATATGTTTGCCGTCATTTTACGGAGAGGGGCTGCCCAAGAGCCTTGTGGAAGCGGCCGCCTGTGGGCGGGCGGTGGTAACCACGGATATGCCAGGATGTAGAGATGCGATCGAACCGGGCAAGTCCGGTCTGCTGATCCCAGCAAAAGACGCCGACTCTCTCGCCGACGCGATTGCCTATTTGATCGACCATCCAGCAGAGCGACGTGCCATGGGCGCCGCTGGCCGGGCACTCGCCAAACGCGAGTTCGCCATCGAGAAGATTGTTGAACAGCATCTGGCGATATATCGAGAACTCGAGGGAGCCGATGCCTGA
- a CDS encoding UDP-glucose 4-epimerase family protein yields the protein MPDTQHVLVTGANGFVGSRLIERLGAVPTYTVSGAVRQVTEQSAEGGRRYAVGSLNAQTDWRSALAGTDVVVHTAARAHVMADATTDPLSEYRRVNVDGTRVLARQAAEQGVRRFVFISSVKVNGERTETDARFSADDEPSPRDAYGVSKFEAEQALREICSETGMEIVIIRPPLVYGPGVKGNFASMMRWVQKGVPLPLGAVNNRRSLVALDNVVDLVTTCIDHPAAANEVFLVSDGEDLSTTDLLRRVGKAMNRPARLISVPTRLLAGAAAMLGKRDVARRLLGSLQVDISKTRDVLGWEPPISVDEGLRRAVEPLTRL from the coding sequence ATGCCTGATACACAACATGTTCTGGTGACAGGAGCCAACGGTTTCGTTGGCTCACGGCTGATTGAAAGGTTGGGTGCGGTGCCGACTTACACGGTATCAGGTGCGGTACGTCAGGTAACGGAACAGAGCGCCGAGGGGGGGCGACGATATGCCGTCGGGAGCCTGAACGCACAAACCGATTGGCGCTCCGCGCTGGCGGGAACGGACGTTGTGGTGCACACGGCTGCTCGCGCCCACGTCATGGCGGATGCCACCACCGATCCCTTGTCGGAGTACCGACGGGTGAATGTAGACGGCACGCGGGTGCTGGCGCGTCAGGCTGCCGAGCAGGGTGTGCGGCGTTTCGTGTTCATCAGCTCGGTGAAAGTGAACGGTGAGCGAACGGAAACGGACGCGCGCTTTTCTGCCGACGACGAGCCGTCACCCAGAGATGCCTACGGGGTTTCGAAGTTCGAGGCGGAACAGGCACTGCGTGAGATCTGTTCGGAAACCGGCATGGAGATCGTCATCATTCGTCCGCCACTGGTCTACGGCCCCGGGGTAAAGGGCAACTTCGCCTCGATGATGCGGTGGGTGCAGAAAGGTGTGCCGCTGCCGCTAGGTGCTGTGAACAATCGCCGCAGCCTGGTTGCGCTGGATAACGTGGTTGATCTGGTAACCACTTGTATCGACCATCCGGCGGCCGCCAATGAAGTCTTTCTGGTGTCGGATGGTGAAGACCTTTCCACGACTGATCTGCTGCGTCGCGTGGGTAAAGCGATGAACAGGCCGGCGCGCCTGATTTCCGTGCCGACGCGTCTGCTTGCGGGCGCGGCGGCGATGTTGGGCAAGCGCGACGTGGCGCGGCGTCTGCTGGGGTCGTTGCAGGTGGATATCTCGAAGACAAGGGATGTGCTGGGCTGGGAGCCGCCGATCTCTGTGGATGAAGGGTTGCGGCGGGCAGTCGAACCCTTGACGAGGCTGTAG
- a CDS encoding sugar transferase, with protein sequence MFRFFDVVLSFLGLVVGLPLLLLLTVIGWFDTRSPLFRQERVGRGRKPFTLVKFRTMRPDTASVATHLASASAITPFGRFLRRSKLDELPQLWNVLKGEMSLVGPRPCLPNQEELMAERERRGVFDVRPGITGLAQVNGIDMSDPERLAEVDEQMVKQLSLRGYFRYLLLTATGKGAGDRVRGS encoded by the coding sequence GTGTTCCGTTTCTTTGATGTTGTTTTGTCCTTTCTTGGACTGGTCGTTGGCCTTCCCCTGCTGCTTCTCCTGACGGTGATCGGCTGGTTCGACACCCGTTCGCCGTTATTCCGCCAGGAGCGGGTAGGGCGTGGGCGCAAACCGTTCACACTGGTGAAGTTTCGAACCATGCGGCCTGACACCGCTTCCGTAGCCACTCACCTGGCCAGTGCCTCGGCCATTACGCCGTTCGGGCGGTTTCTCCGCCGGTCCAAGCTTGATGAACTGCCGCAGTTGTGGAACGTGCTCAAGGGCGAGATGAGCCTGGTCGGCCCGCGCCCCTGCCTGCCGAACCAGGAAGAGCTTATGGCCGAGCGGGAGCGGCGGGGCGTGTTCGACGTGCGCCCGGGGATCACCGGGCTGGCGCAGGTCAATGGCATCGACATGTCCGATCCGGAGCGACTGGCGGAGGTGGATGAACAGATGGTCAAGCAACTGTCGTTGAGGGGCTACTTCCGTTACCTGCTCCTGACTGCTACCGGCAAGGGGGCGGGGGATCGGGTGCGCGGCTCTTGA
- a CDS encoding polysaccharide biosynthesis protein, producing MVALDLLLIPFALWAALSLRYGEWFTDFNRAALAFLGLVSFTILVFVRLGLYRAVMRFLGWKAFEQIAMGVAGSTLVLLAILLLHPEAQLPRSTFVIYGLLLFVLVGGSRFLARRVLGATPASRGRERVAVYGAGASGQQVVGMLSKGIDYQPVVFLDDAEDIEGREIDGLRVVNPKQPGLVRILERMGVKSILLSVPSADAATRRSILNFLEPLPFHVRTVPGIEDILSGRASLDQVREVDIEDLLGREPVAPRPELLGKCITGKTVLVTGAGGSIGAELCRQVVAQGASRLILFEVSEYGLYSIDQELRGMPAVANGDVEVVAALGSVLDERRLVRLFARFSVDTVYHAAAYKHVPLVEHNPIEGLSNNALGTLITARLAAAASVSHFVLISTDKAVRPTNIMGASKRLAEMALQALQPDSPDTVFSMVRFGNVLGSSGSVVPLFRRQIAEGGPITVTHPDITRYFMTIPEAVELVIQAGSMAQGGDVFVLDMGEPVKIAQLARRMVHLSGLEVRDEAHPDGDVEIIYTGLRPGEKLFEELLIGEAVSGTEHPRILRASEDCLTWVVFEKRLARLRKDMDRFDLPAVRSHLADVVSGYEPHHRIEDYCWLDKSG from the coding sequence ATGGTCGCACTGGATCTTTTGTTGATTCCGTTCGCTCTTTGGGCAGCGTTGTCGTTGCGCTACGGGGAGTGGTTCACGGATTTCAATCGTGCCGCGCTGGCTTTTTTGGGACTGGTGTCCTTCACCATTCTGGTATTCGTTCGGCTCGGCCTGTACCGGGCGGTGATGCGTTTTCTGGGGTGGAAGGCGTTTGAACAGATAGCGATGGGCGTGGCCGGCTCAACGTTGGTGCTGTTAGCGATTCTCTTGCTGCACCCGGAGGCCCAGTTGCCCCGGTCGACGTTCGTGATCTATGGCCTTCTCTTGTTTGTGCTGGTGGGGGGCTCTCGTTTTCTTGCGAGGCGTGTGCTTGGTGCGACGCCCGCTAGCAGAGGGCGTGAGCGAGTTGCTGTCTACGGAGCGGGCGCCAGCGGTCAGCAAGTCGTGGGCATGCTCAGCAAGGGCATCGACTATCAGCCGGTTGTTTTTCTCGACGATGCGGAGGATATCGAGGGGCGCGAGATCGATGGCCTGCGGGTAGTCAACCCGAAACAGCCGGGTCTGGTGCGCATTCTTGAGCGGATGGGGGTGAAATCGATCCTGCTGTCGGTGCCTTCAGCCGATGCGGCCACACGGCGTTCGATCCTCAATTTCCTTGAGCCGTTGCCGTTTCATGTGCGCACGGTGCCGGGTATTGAGGACATCCTTTCGGGACGGGCATCACTGGATCAGGTTCGAGAGGTTGATATCGAGGACCTGCTTGGCCGAGAGCCGGTTGCGCCTCGACCGGAGCTGCTTGGTAAGTGCATCACTGGCAAAACCGTGCTAGTTACCGGGGCGGGCGGCTCGATCGGCGCAGAGCTGTGCCGTCAAGTGGTGGCTCAAGGGGCATCTCGACTCATCCTGTTCGAAGTGTCGGAGTACGGCCTCTACTCGATCGATCAGGAATTACGTGGCATGCCGGCTGTAGCGAACGGTGATGTGGAGGTGGTTGCTGCCCTAGGTAGTGTGCTGGACGAGCGCCGCCTGGTTCGCCTGTTTGCTCGTTTCTCCGTGGATACCGTCTATCATGCCGCGGCCTACAAGCATGTGCCGTTGGTCGAGCACAACCCGATTGAGGGGCTATCGAACAATGCGTTGGGCACCTTGATCACAGCGCGGCTTGCCGCGGCGGCGAGCGTGTCTCATTTCGTTCTGATTTCCACCGACAAGGCGGTGCGGCCGACTAATATCATGGGCGCGAGCAAGCGCCTCGCCGAGATGGCATTGCAGGCACTCCAGCCCGATTCACCCGATACCGTGTTCAGCATGGTGCGCTTCGGCAATGTGCTGGGATCCAGTGGCTCGGTCGTGCCACTGTTCCGTCGGCAGATTGCCGAGGGCGGGCCGATCACCGTGACGCATCCGGACATCACTCGCTACTTCATGACCATCCCGGAGGCCGTCGAACTGGTCATCCAGGCGGGCAGCATGGCCCAGGGGGGAGACGTATTCGTGCTCGACATGGGTGAGCCGGTCAAGATCGCGCAGCTTGCCCGCCGGATGGTTCACCTTAGCGGCCTGGAGGTGCGCGACGAGGCTCACCCGGACGGCGATGTCGAAATCATCTACACCGGTCTGCGCCCCGGGGAAAAGCTGTTCGAGGAATTGTTGATCGGTGAGGCGGTCAGTGGCACTGAACACCCCCGCATATTGCGCGCCAGTGAAGATTGCCTTACATGGGTCGTATTCGAGAAACGGCTCGCCCGTCTGCGCAAGGACATGGATCGTTTCGATCTTCCTGCTGTGCGTTCCCATCTCGCCGACGTGGTGAGCGGGTACGAGCCGCATCACCGGATTGAGGATTACTGTTGGTTGGATAAATCGGGTTGA
- a CDS encoding O-antigen ligase family protein translates to MPFLPKTDVRISPKWDGWSWSIVGLFTLVIVTLPFGRSVNAPLALLALVAIWLLATRWKEVLGRPAIRWLLVLIAAIWAPQLLALLGAENFDRALNTAAYYPFYGLAALPVVWAATRHDVTPVLLNIVLAASLFWAIDGLIQFFLGSNLLGFPYNERRLTGMFHPNLTMGVVMAQLLPLVLEATRRLMHRHWAWGVALLPILMTIVLTGSRSAMLVMGLAVLAYGGLVVWRYRVRWQWIAAAVLGVVLAISAVLAVSPQTRDRVMVTAKVFDMDREAFNAATAMRGDVWIAGWQLVQDAPWTGVGVRGFEALAVDRGYSEVRYTHLHLFAMDVQVSTGLVGLAAYLLGYLLFVAFLWRSGGDRMVGGASVIAVGLALWPLNTHFGFYASYTLAVVWPIIGLATALVVRRESGKRVGDQVD, encoded by the coding sequence ATGCCCTTTCTTCCCAAAACCGACGTTCGGATCTCACCCAAGTGGGATGGCTGGTCATGGAGTATCGTCGGGCTTTTCACGTTGGTGATCGTGACACTGCCGTTTGGGCGCAGTGTCAATGCGCCGCTGGCATTGCTGGCCCTGGTTGCCATCTGGCTATTGGCGACTCGCTGGAAGGAGGTGCTTGGCCGCCCGGCGATTCGCTGGTTGCTCGTCCTGATTGCGGCCATCTGGGCGCCGCAGCTGCTGGCGCTTCTCGGGGCGGAAAATTTCGACCGGGCCTTGAACACGGCCGCCTATTATCCTTTCTACGGCCTCGCCGCATTGCCGGTGGTCTGGGCTGCCACTCGGCATGACGTCACGCCCGTCCTTCTGAATATCGTGCTGGCCGCTTCGCTGTTCTGGGCGATTGACGGCTTGATCCAGTTTTTCCTTGGCTCCAACCTGCTTGGCTTCCCCTACAACGAGCGGCGTCTGACCGGGATGTTCCACCCGAACCTGACCATGGGCGTGGTGATGGCGCAGTTACTGCCGCTCGTGCTGGAGGCGACCCGACGCCTTATGCATCGCCACTGGGCGTGGGGGGTGGCGTTACTGCCTATCCTGATGACGATCGTGCTCACCGGCTCGCGGTCGGCCATGTTGGTCATGGGTCTTGCCGTGCTCGCCTATGGTGGTCTGGTTGTCTGGCGTTACCGTGTTCGTTGGCAATGGATCGCGGCGGCAGTGCTTGGCGTGGTTCTCGCCATCAGCGCCGTGCTTGCCGTATCGCCGCAGACCCGTGACCGGGTAATGGTGACGGCCAAGGTGTTCGACATGGATCGCGAGGCGTTCAATGCTGCGACGGCCATGCGTGGAGATGTCTGGATCGCAGGCTGGCAGCTGGTCCAGGATGCTCCGTGGACCGGCGTGGGCGTGCGTGGCTTCGAGGCCCTCGCGGTCGATCGTGGCTATAGCGAGGTGCGCTACACGCATCTTCACCTCTTTGCCATGGATGTTCAGGTCAGCACCGGGCTGGTCGGCCTTGCGGCGTACCTGCTGGGCTACCTCCTGTTTGTTGCGTTCCTGTGGCGGTCGGGAGGTGATCGAATGGTCGGCGGCGCGTCGGTGATTGCGGTCGGGCTGGCATTGTGGCCACTGAATACCCATTTCGGCTTCTATGCGTCCTACACGCTGGCGGTCGTGTGGCCCATCATTGGTCTCGCGACCGCGCTCGTGGTGCGCAGGGAATCGGGGAAGAGGGTGGGCGACCAGGTCGATTGA
- a CDS encoding superoxide dismutase: MAFQLPDLPYGYGDLEKSIDAQTMELHHSKHHNTYVTKLNDAIKDTEWDDKSIDEIIANVSKLPTAVRNNGGGHFNHDMFWKMMSPNGGGKPSGALADDIASTFGSFDDFVEKFNNAALTRFGSGWAWLVVDGSGKLQVTSTPNQDNPAMDIAEVKGSPILGLDVWEHAYYLRYQNRRPDYVNAFWDVVNWDEVVKRYDAAK, translated from the coding sequence ATGGCTTTCCAACTGCCTGATCTGCCGTACGGCTACGGTGACCTTGAGAAGTCCATCGACGCTCAGACGATGGAACTGCACCACTCCAAGCACCACAACACCTACGTCACCAAGCTGAACGACGCCATCAAGGACACCGAGTGGGACGACAAGTCCATCGACGAGATCATCGCGAACGTCTCCAAGCTGCCGACTGCCGTACGCAACAATGGTGGTGGTCACTTCAACCACGACATGTTCTGGAAGATGATGTCGCCGAACGGCGGTGGCAAGCCGAGCGGTGCGCTGGCGGACGACATCGCCTCGACCTTCGGTTCGTTCGACGACTTCGTCGAGAAGTTCAACAACGCCGCGCTGACCCGTTTCGGTTCCGGCTGGGCCTGGCTGGTCGTCGACGGCAGCGGCAAGCTGCAGGTCACCTCCACGCCGAACCAGGACAACCCGGCGATGGACATCGCCGAGGTCAAGGGTAGTCCGATCCTGGGGCTGGACGTATGGGAGCACGCCTACTACCTGCGTTACCAGAACCGCCGCCCGGACTACGTCAACGCGTTCTGGGACGTCGTCAACTGGGACGAGGTGGTCAAGCGTTACGACGCGGCGAAGTAA
- a CDS encoding OmpP1/FadL family transporter, with product MTFKRTLLATAIAGATFASSAAYATNGYQLIGVGGYQMGMAGAVTSNPGSAMTATSNPAGIGVVQPGADFSMEAFMPERSVSLGGGAPAQDSETDLYGVPSIGWSAPVSEGSNVYFGGGMYATSGLGVDYLFPADDAGNTTFQGYSQLGVFQMSPALAVKVDNRLTIGGALNIGYMQLGFKQGITSNADGSALTAGDIPGQPLPPAYVDMSQSANAFGLGATLGVIYDVNDMVTVGASYRTEQKFQDLEYNLSHGQIEVQGNQMPAGRYTASMDLPQQFSVGGTIRPMEGLEISGDVKWINWAGTMDSFVVSGPNGFEMDLGPDWDDQVVYAIAADYQVTPKLAVRAGFNYGKSPVQSEQVANNLIFPAVVEQHYTAGFTYEINNHWNIGASYMYAPKETFTAPANSGQQGDMNNEQEISLEESAIVVNLGYKF from the coding sequence ATGACCTTCAAAAGGACACTTCTGGCAACCGCGATCGCCGGCGCGACTTTCGCTAGCAGCGCAGCTTACGCAACCAATGGCTACCAACTGATCGGTGTGGGCGGCTACCAAATGGGCATGGCCGGTGCGGTCACGTCCAACCCGGGTTCCGCTATGACGGCCACCAGTAACCCGGCAGGCATCGGCGTTGTTCAGCCGGGCGCCGATTTCTCCATGGAAGCGTTCATGCCCGAACGCTCCGTAAGTCTCGGTGGCGGAGCCCCGGCCCAGGACAGTGAAACTGATCTGTATGGCGTACCGTCGATCGGTTGGTCGGCACCTGTGAGCGAAGGCTCTAACGTCTATTTCGGGGGCGGCATGTACGCCACCTCCGGTCTCGGCGTGGACTACCTGTTCCCAGCCGACGATGCGGGGAACACCACCTTCCAGGGTTACTCGCAGCTGGGTGTTTTCCAGATGTCGCCGGCTCTCGCTGTAAAAGTTGATAACCGACTCACCATTGGTGGCGCACTCAACATCGGTTACATGCAGCTCGGTTTCAAGCAGGGCATTACATCCAACGCGGATGGATCGGCTCTGACCGCCGGCGATATCCCGGGACAACCGCTTCCTCCGGCTTACGTAGACATGTCACAGTCCGCCAACGCCTTCGGCCTTGGCGCGACCCTCGGTGTGATCTACGACGTCAATGACATGGTCACCGTTGGTGCGTCATACCGGACGGAGCAAAAATTCCAAGATCTAGAATACAATCTGTCTCACGGTCAGATTGAAGTACAGGGCAATCAGATGCCCGCAGGCCGCTACACAGCATCCATGGATCTCCCGCAGCAGTTCTCTGTCGGCGGCACCATCCGCCCGATGGAAGGCCTCGAAATCTCGGGTGACGTAAAGTGGATCAACTGGGCAGGAACCATGGACAGCTTTGTTGTCTCCGGCCCGAACGGTTTCGAGATGGATCTCGGGCCGGACTGGGATGACCAGGTGGTATATGCCATTGCCGCGGACTATCAGGTCACTCCGAAGTTGGCCGTACGCGCAGGCTTCAACTACGGCAAATCTCCTGTCCAAAGTGAGCAGGTAGCAAACAACCTGATCTTCCCGGCAGTTGTTGAGCAGCATTACACTGCAGGCTTTACCTACGAGATCAACAACCACTGGAACATTGGTGCTTCGTACATGTACGCGCCGAAAGAGACCTTCACTGCTCCGGCAAACAGCGGACAACAAGGCGACATGAACAACGAGCAAGAGATCTCGCTGGAAGAGTCGGCCATCGTGGTTAACCTTGGATATAAATTCTAA